The region TGCGGGCCACGCGGATTGCCCTGGTTCATGTGCGTTTCATGCAGTCCGTCCTGCTGCGGCTGGAACAGAAAGCCGAACCCGTAAACGACAACGCCCTGTTCGCGCGGCGGGTAGAAATCGCGGGGCTGCGGCTCGCCTTTGCCGCTGTCGTACGGAATGGATTCTGGCGCCTGACTGGTATCGATCGACAGAATCCCGTTGATGATGTCGTTGACGTCGGCCCGCTTGCCATCGACGTCCGCATACGGAATCGGCCGCATCCGGTGCAGGTCGAGCAGGCTCCGGTCCTGCCAGTAGTCCAGCAGCGGGAAACCCGACGTGTAAAGCCCGAGACCCAGGCCGGCGAGCTTGTCGGTGACCGGGTCCGCGAAATTCAGGTCCACGTAGGAGTAGACCTCGTCGTTACCGTCTTCGCCGACCTGGGTCGATGCCGAATTGACGACGATCTTGAAGATCGCCTCGTCCGAACCCTGGACATTGATCACGTAGTGAGGACTACCGACGTAGGTCGACACGAAGGGCGCGGCGTTGATCAGCTTGCCCTTGAACATACAGTATTCGTTCATCGAAGTGCTCTCTGTGGGTCCTGTTGATTTTCGCTGTGTGCGTTCGAGTCCTGCCTGGTGCACGAGCGTGGCCGCGCGGCGGCCATCTCGAGTCCGTATCGCCTGCGTGACCCTTCTTCGTACCGCCGGCGAAAACTTAAGCGGCCGCTAGAACGGTTCTGGCATCTGATCGACCTTGATCGTTCCGTCGGCACGAATCCCGACCTTCAGGATCAGATTGAACACGGTCTCGTCCCACGGGTCCGGGTACGAGCCCTTCTCACATCCCAGTGCATGCATCGGCTTCGGAAGCTTTCCGTGATGCCAGCAGCACACGATCAGCGGCTGGTTCTTGTAACCGGTGCCGGTGAGCATCAGTTGCGCCGCGTCGACGAACTGGTCGTCCGGGTACGGCATCTGCACGTCGAGTCCGCACTGCTGCGCGAGCGGCGTCGCGGTTTCATCGGGCCGCAAGCTCTCCGCCGAGTTCGCGGCCGCGATGATCACGTCCGGTTTGCCGAACGTGTCGGGAATATAGGTCGCGAGCTGCTTCGCGCGCGCATAGCCTGCGGGCGACAGATTCGGATCGCCGGCGTCGTCGGGCTTTTCCGCATGCCGCATCACCAGAATGTGTCGAGTAGCCAAACTGTTCATCGCGATGCCCTCACTTTGACTTGGTTTTGCGCTGCAAAGCCGGCTTC is a window of Paraburkholderia sp. IMGN_8 DNA encoding:
- a CDS encoding YukJ family protein, translating into MNEYCMFKGKLINAAPFVSTYVGSPHYVINVQGSDEAIFKIVVNSASTQVGEDGNDEVYSYVDLNFADPVTDKLAGLGLGLYTSGFPLLDYWQDRSLLDLHRMRPIPYADVDGKRADVNDIINGILSIDTSQAPESIPYDSGKGEPQPRDFYPPREQGVVVYGFGFLFQPQQDGLHETHMNQGNPRGPHWKENGAFQDGAVIVQRASGFAAIFTAFQTQYLPTDSKGFPVKGARPLPEFVLGSN
- a CDS encoding histidine phosphatase family protein — its product is MNSLATRHILVMRHAEKPDDAGDPNLSPAGYARAKQLATYIPDTFGKPDVIIAAANSAESLRPDETATPLAQQCGLDVQMPYPDDQFVDAAQLMLTGTGYKNQPLIVCCWHHGKLPKPMHALGCEKGSYPDPWDETVFNLILKVGIRADGTIKVDQMPEPF